The genomic window GGTGTCGTAGCTGACCAGCGCGTCCTTCTTGGACAGTGTCGGACCCGGAACCAGTTGTCCCACAATGGCCCAGGGGGCCAGCCGGGGCGCATTGCCGAGCCCGAGCAGCTGCGCGGTCTCCGCGTCCGGAATGCCATAGCGAATGCCGTTGTCCGCCACATAGAACAGGCTGCCGCGGCGGGGACTGCCCGGCTCCGTCCCGGTGATCCGCACGAATTCACCGGTGGTCGGCGGGATGTAGGCGTTGTCCACCCGGTCGCCGCTGCCGTCGGAGCTGGACAGTGTGACCGGCTTGGACGAGTCGGCCAGCGGCAGTCTGGTGCCAGCGAGCAGGCTCACGGTGGCGCGATCGGTCGGTCCGTCGGCGACGCCGCCGCTCTGCTGGGTCTTCGCCCAGGAGATGCAGCCGACCGGGGCATCCTCGGCGGACAGGATCTTCGGCGTGACCGCGGGAAAGTGGTCGAGCGGAAGCTGGTGCAGCACCGGCATATTGGTGAGTACGTCCGGCGCGACCGCCTTGATCTCGCGCATGCCCTGCGAATTCGCGGTCCGCAGCACCTGTGCCGCGAAATCACTGATCCGTTGCACCCCGTCGGCCAGCACCACATACAGCTCGGACCGATCCTCGCGGCCGACACCACCCACCGCGATGACGCCGCCGATCGGCACGTCGGACAGGCGGCCGGGGCCCGGCTGGCCCGCCTGCGGGATGTCCGGCGGGGCCAGCGGCGGCACCGCGGTCGCGGCGTTCAGCAACGAAGGCCCGATCGGACGAGGCCGTGCCGTACCGAGACCCATCGCCCGCGACATCACCGAGTTCGCCGGATCGAGCTCCGCGCGCTTGCCGTCGTAGATCAGGTAGGTCTTGCCCTGCCGGTGCACCAGCATGGCCTCGTCCGCGCCGGTGCGCCGAATGCGTTCGTTCAGCTCGGGTCGGCCGGTGAACACGGTGGTGGTCACCCCGCTGGCGGAGGCCGCGCTGCCGGTGCTGGACAGCTGCACCGTCTCACACAGCGACCAGTCCGATCGATTGCCCTGATTGGAACCGGGCAGCGCGGACGGAGCACCTGGGATGCCGAGCATCGGGCCGCGCGGCAGCGAGGCAAGTTTGCTGTCCTTCACCGAATTCGGCTTCTCGGCGCTGCCGCTGATCAGCCGCGCCGAGGCCAGGTTCAGCGTCGGATGCAACGTGGTCTTTCCCGAGTCGTCCTGCACGACGACATACAGCGCGCCGCTCTCCTTACCCATGACGATCTTCGATTCGCCGACCGAGCCCTGCGGGCGCAGGAACGCCAGGATCGCGCAACCCGCCACCACCAGAATGCCGAGCACCAGGCCGACGAACATCGAGCGCGACTGCGAACGCATGGGGTCGTGCAGCATTCGCACGTCGCGGCGGACCAGCGCGTGGTCGAGCCGGCGCAGCAGGAAACGGTATCCGTTGACCTGGGCCTTGGTGGTCAGCTGAGCAGGCACGTGCTCTCCATCGTCACGATCTTCGTCCGTCGCATCCGCGGACCCCTCCTCCGTCATTCTGTCGCAAGTCGCATCCGGGCCGCAGCGGTCCGGGCATGCGCCGAGCCGATGGACCGTCAGGAAGGCGACATGACGGGTACCGCCAGGAAGAGCGGTTCGGAATCAACCGTATCGGCCCAGCCCCCGGTGTCAATCGGGCGCCGCTCACCGAACCGCGCACCCGCCGCGAATAGTGTTGCCGCACGGTACTGTGAGCCGTGACGGACCCAAGGCGCCGGGCTACTCCGGCCGCCGGATTTCGAGGCGAACAAGCGTGAACGAGGCTGTGAACGAACCGGAACCACCCGAGAACACGGCGCTGCACGACCCCGAGTTCTGGCTCTTCCGCCAGATGCCGCTGCGGTTGATGGTTCCGCTCGCCCTGCTCGCGGCCCTGGCCGCCTGGATCGCCACCGCGTTGGACGCGCCGCTGTGGGGGATCATCACCGCGGGCGCGGTGGTGTTGATCCTCGGGGCGGCGCCGGTGCGCAAGCGGGATCCGCGCAATCTGGCCGGGCTGGTCGCCAGAGGCATCGCCTTCCGCTGGCGGCGGACCAAGCCGGGGCCGCTGGTCACCGGCCCGGACGCAATCGACGTGCCACTGCCGGAGGGCGGTAGCTACGGCGTGCGCTGGGATGGCGAGCTGCTGACCACGATGATTCGCATCGACCCGCCGCCGGACGCGCTGACCCTGCTGCGCCGTGGCTCGCTGAGCACCGACCAGGTGCTGCCGCTCATCGAGGTCGCCAAGTGCCTCGAGCAATTCGACATCAGCCTGGCCTCGGTCGATGTGATCAGCACCGGCGCGCGGACCGCGGGTGGTGGCCAGGTCGCCCAGCTCTACGACCGGATCATCGGGCCGTTGCCCGCCATCGCGCACCGCACGGTGTGGCTGGTGCTTCGCCTGGACCCGCTGGCCAACGCCGAGGCGGTGGACAACCGCGGCGGCGGTGGCACCGGCGCGCTGCGCACCGCGACCATCGCGACCCGCCGGGTGGCCAATCGGCTTGCCGCGCGCGATATCTCGGCCTCGGTGCTGACCGCGGCGGAAATGAACACCGCGGCGCGCAGACTGACCCGGGGTATTCCACTGGAGGAGTTCGTCGAGACGCCGATCTCGCTGGTGCACGACGACATGCTGTACCTCACCAGTTACGAGATCGGCCCCGAGCTGATCGGTGAGCGCGGCTTCGCCGACATCTGGGCGACGCCGAGTCTCGGCACCACGGTGACCGTCCGGCTGCGGCCGGGCGAGCGGAAACCGGGCCGGGCCCATGAATCCGCGGAGCCACCGGTCACCTTGGCCGCCCTGGTTCGATTCGACACCGCCTACGAGCCGGACGAGCCGCCCGTGCCGGGGCTGCGGCCACTGCCGGGCAGGCAATACCGGGCCCTGCTGGACTGTCTGCCGCTGCGCGCGGGCCGCGGCGAGGCCGGGAGTGCGAGCGACTACCGTGGCCCGCTCTCGGCGCTACGCGGGATCGCCGTGCCCACCGCGGGCTGCGGTCAGCTGATCGGCGCCGACGACATCGGGCAGGGGATCGCGGTGCCGC from Nocardia iowensis includes these protein-coding regions:
- the eccB gene encoding type VII secretion protein EccB, which codes for MPAQLTTKAQVNGYRFLLRRLDHALVRRDVRMLHDPMRSQSRSMFVGLVLGILVVAGCAILAFLRPQGSVGESKIVMGKESGALYVVVQDDSGKTTLHPTLNLASARLISGSAEKPNSVKDSKLASLPRGPMLGIPGAPSALPGSNQGNRSDWSLCETVQLSSTGSAASASGVTTTVFTGRPELNERIRRTGADEAMLVHRQGKTYLIYDGKRAELDPANSVMSRAMGLGTARPRPIGPSLLNAATAVPPLAPPDIPQAGQPGPGRLSDVPIGGVIAVGGVGREDRSELYVVLADGVQRISDFAAQVLRTANSQGMREIKAVAPDVLTNMPVLHQLPLDHFPAVTPKILSAEDAPVGCISWAKTQQSGGVADGPTDRATVSLLAGTRLPLADSSKPVTLSSSDGSGDRVDNAYIPPTTGEFVRITGTEPGSPRRGSLFYVADNGIRYGIPDAETAQLLGLGNAPRLAPWAIVGQLVPGPTLSKKDALVSYDTLPQGR
- the eccE gene encoding type VII secretion protein EccE, with protein sequence MNEAVNEPEPPENTALHDPEFWLFRQMPLRLMVPLALLAALAAWIATALDAPLWGIITAGAVVLILGAAPVRKRDPRNLAGLVARGIAFRWRRTKPGPLVTGPDAIDVPLPEGGSYGVRWDGELLTTMIRIDPPPDALTLLRRGSLSTDQVLPLIEVAKCLEQFDISLASVDVISTGARTAGGGQVAQLYDRIIGPLPAIAHRTVWLVLRLDPLANAEAVDNRGGGGTGALRTATIATRRVANRLAARDISASVLTAAEMNTAARRLTRGIPLEEFVETPISLVHDDMLYLTSYEIGPELIGERGFADIWATPSLGTTVTVRLRPGERKPGRAHESAEPPVTLAALVRFDTAYEPDEPPVPGLRPLPGRQYRALLDCLPLRAGRGEAGSASDYRGPLSALRGIAVPTAGCGQLIGADDIGQGIAVPLIGDGTRHLEVIGKLDLAQQVILRAIALGAHTVVHTDRPEAWHSMVANVASPHSLSLAPRFAGASLHPAPVSPQPGIIGSLATVVVFDGIAPTTLTGGATIVHVRDPHDPPGQFAADVVLVQDPASPNLITVRTSTASATVNMVTTPDEMWYIGESLAAAR